GTCTATTAACTAAAAGTTCAATAACCATTCTATTCCCTGGAATTGGACTTGATGAAAAGATAATCATGTCACCTTTTTCAATTTTTACGCTTTGGTGTTTACCATAAGACATTCTTGAAAGAGCAGCCAATTGTTCACCTTGTGAACCTGTTGTAAGAATAACAAGATCTTTGTCAGGAACTTTTGATACATCTTTTTTATCAACAAAAACACTTGCAGGCGCTTTAATGTAACCTAATTTACGTCCAATTTTGATTCCTTGAACCATTGAACGACCAAAAGCTGCAACTTTTTTGCCAAGTTTAACAGCTAACTCAATAATTGCTGTAACTCTAGTTAAGTTTGAAGCAAAAGCTGTAATAATAGTTTTTCTTGTAGCTTGACGCATGTATTTTTCAATATCTGTTAAGATGTCATTTTCACTAGGCGAGTGGAAAGGACGCATAGCATTAGTTGAGTCTGACAAAAGAACAGTTAGGCCTTCTTTTCCAATTTGATCTAAACGAGCAAAATCAGTATAAATTTCACCAATAGGGTTGTAATCAAATCTAAAGTCACCGGTACACATTATTGAACCATTTGGAGTTTTGATTCTAATACCAAAAGCATCTGGGATTGAGTGTTGAGCTGTTCAAAAATCTACTGAACATTCGCCAAAAGTGTGTACAGCACTTTTTTCAATTTCAATAAATTCAACCTTGTTTTTAATTTTATTTTCATCGAATTTTAATTTCAAATATTGAATAGCAATTCTAGGTGCAAAAATCTTTTTAACTGCTACTTGTTTCATTAAATGAATAACACCACCAATGTGGTCTTCGTGACCATGAGTAATAAAAAGACCTTCAATATTTTTATATCTTTCTGCCAAATATGTATAGTCAGGAATAATACCTTTAATACCAGTTAAAGCTGTATCAGCAAATTTGATACCTGCATCAATAATAAATATTTGGTTTTTGTATTCAACTATTAGTGCAGCTTTACCAATTTCTTGAACTCCACCAATAGGTATTAATCTTGTAGGATTCATGTTTTGATCTCCTTTTTTAATGTTTAAAAAAACTGCTAAAAGTACCTTTATGCTTCTATTATGAAGGATTATTATAAAGATGTAGAAATACAATACAGTTTACTATTAATAGTTATGTAAATATAATACCAAAGAATAAGCAAACTATTATTAAAAAGTATAAAAAAATTATTTGAAATTTTACATTCTGCCAATAGTCTTATCAAATAGTATTATTTGTCAAAAATTTATAATTTTTGGACAAACTAGAATAATTTTTGTTTAAAAAAGCATATAAATTATTTTTCAATTTAATTATTAATACAATTAATAAGGTATAATTTTTTTACTTAATATAAGGAGGTGGTGATGTCACAAAATAATAATTCTTCTTCTTTTACAAATCACCAATGTATTAGAAATGGAAACATCCAAAATAAAGTTCAAAATGAAGAACATATTATTGAAACTATAGAGCTTTATTCAACTGAAGACATGAAAAATTCTAATGCTTTCAAGTTATATAAAAAATCACTTGATTTTGCAATGAGTAACAACAATGACAAAGTGAATAATATTGCTATTATAGGTTCTCAAGATGGACAAAATCAAAATGTTATTGAAACATATAAATAAAGTAGAAAAGATTTTAATATAGCTAATGTTTCATTAGCAAACACAAATAATGAATTATTAGAATCAGAAATCATTAATCAAATTTCAGGCCAAGTTACTAAAAAGAATGTTAATCAAGCAAATAATAAAACAAGTGTAAAACATGTTGTATTATGAACAGCTTTAACAAGTATTTTCATTTTATTATCAGTAGTATTTTTTAGCTTTAGTGCAAGAAAAATTATTGCTCATGGTTGAAGCAAATCATTTGATTTAAACCATTTAGGATTCTTCTTACCAGTTGCATTTATTTTATTTGGAATGATAGTTGGATTCTTAGCAATTGCTATTTATTATGGTAGAAACTATTTATTAGACTTAAAAAAATCAAAAAATATAGTAGTTCAAGAAACTAAAGAAATAGTAGTTATTGAAGATAAAGAAAAACTTGTTAACTTAATTGACAAATCTGGCTTAGATGCTTTGATTATAGAAGATTTAGGCGAATCTAAAGATTATCAATTAATCAAAAGAATTAAAGATATTAACACACTTGTAAACAAAAGAAGACAAAAAAGAATTGAAAAAATTTTAGCTAAACTTGAAAATAAAAAAGAACAAATTGCTAAATTTTATGCATCAAAATACT
The Mycoplasmopsis fermentans PG18 DNA segment above includes these coding regions:
- a CDS encoding ribonuclease J, translating into MNPTRLIPIGGVQEIGKAALIVEYKNQIFIIDAGIKFADTALTGIKGIIPDYTYLAERYKNIEGLFITHGHEDHIGGVIHLMKQVAVKKIFAPRIAIQYLKLKFDENKIKNKVEFIEIEKSAVHTFGECSVDFWTAQHSIPDAFGIRIKTPNGSIMCTGDFRFDYNPIGEIYTDFARLDQIGKEGLTVLLSDSTNAMRPFHSPSENDILTDIEKYMRQATRKTIITAFASNLTRVTAIIELAVKLGKKVAAFGRSMVQGIKIGRKLGYIKAPASVFVDKKDVSKVPDKDLVILTTGSQGEQLAALSRMSYGKHQSVKIEKGDMIIFSSSPIPGNRMVIELLVNRLSKLGAIIKENGVDGYLHTSGHAYKHEHDKIFQLTKPKYFLPYHGEFRMSIVHGQSAIRNGVKPENIMIPEIGRVYNMINEEITQTDEKIDCGPIYIDGHTTLNLSANILKERAKLADSGFVNMILNINKKTNSIVGRPSLISRGSFYVKTSLELVEEAKRIAHGAALFYIKNTPDWNIVDLKQLIIDRLENLFYKEKRRRPIVVATILFTDEENEPAFATSKIKFNVKGTKEDEKSKKATAALKEAKSEMFGENSEMSEDIHDEEDEE